The Leucoraja erinacea ecotype New England chromosome 8, Leri_hhj_1, whole genome shotgun sequence nucleotide sequence tggtgtcatgTATGTTGGGCCGCACTGTCGTGGGTGTACAGGGAGCATaggagggggctgaggacacaccCCTGAGGTGCGCCGATATTGAGGGTGAGGGCTGGGGAGGTGTGCTCTCCGATCCTCACCAGCTGGGATTAGCCCGTCAGGAAATCCAGAATCCAGGTGCACAGGCCTGGGTTCAGCCCCAGCTCGAGGAGTTTAGAGGGCACATTTGTGTTAAACggtgaactgtagtctatgaacagcatcctaacATAAGTGTCCCTCTTGTCCAGGTGGGTGAGGGCAGTGTGAAGGGTGAGGGTGATGGCGTGATCCGTTGGTCTGTTGGGGAGGTAGGCAAATTGGTAAGGGTCCAGGTTGGGTAGTGAGGAGCAGATTATGTCATTGACCAGCTTCTCAAATCATTTGCTGGTGATGGGTGTCAATGCTATGGGTCTCCAGTCGttgagggtggtgggtttgttgTACTTGGGTATGGGatggggatgatggtggaggttTTCAGACAGGTGGGGACGGAtcttagagaaagagagagatgctGCATTGTTCACCAACGCTACACTTTCCCGTAGAATGACCTGAGTAATGCTATGCTGGTGTGAGAAGAATCAAACCTTCTCAGGCATTGTAAGGTCCAACACATGGACAGGTGTAGAAAATATCTCCCAATGTCTAGAAAACAGGGGCTATGAAATGCAGGACTGCCAATTTTGCTGATAACTCAATTTCCCATTTTAGCTGAAATTGTCTGTTTAACTACACTacacttgataacagctgggaataatctGTTAATAAATATGGAGGTAGGCATTTTCAAACctgtacctcatgcctgatgggagagggaaaaaaaggatgaccaaggtgagactggtccttgattatgctggaggccttgctgGGGAAGAGTGAagggcagatggagtcaatggaagggaggctgctttgtgtgatggtccacatgtccacaactctctgcacttgcttgtggtcttggatggaactgttcccaaaccaggctgtgatgtaatccaataagatgctttctatggcacatctaaagaagttggtgagggttggtggggacatgccaaacttcctaagctttTGAAAGGAATAGAAGCGTTGTGGTGCTTTCTTGGTCACAGCTTCGATGTGGCTAGTCCGTGACTTCAACTGCATGTAACTGCAACTACATCGGCGATGAGGCTGTGTATCAATATgaaaaatggtcccgacccgaaacatttagtgatgctgcctgacccattgttactccagcacttaattcTATCTTTAGAAGAGCAGCCACGCTGCGTCCTCTGGTGGCCAACGGGAGAACAGCCATGCTGCACCATCCGGTGGAGGATAATGGGAGAGCAGGCACTTTGCGCCCTCTgatggagggaagagggagagcagCCACGCTGCGACCCCTGGTGGCGGTCAACGGGAGAGCAGCCACGTTGCATCCTCCGGTGGCCAACGGGAGAGCAGCCATGCTGCGCCCTCTGGTGGAGAATAATGGGAGAGCAGCCATGCTGCGCCCTCTGGTGGAGGATAATGGGAGAGCAGGCACGTTGCGCCCTCCgatggagggaagagggagagcagCCATGTTGCGCCCTCTGGTGGAGGATAATGGGGGAGCAGCTACTCTGCGCCCTCTGGTGGTGAATAAAGGGGGCTGTTCCCTTTGGTGGAGGACAAAGGGAGAGCAAATACACTGCACCCTCTGGTGGAGAACAGGGCAGATGCATTCTTGGCTAATGTGAGCCAAAATGCCAAATTATCTGAGTGTGACTCCtaaaaaggggctgtcccactgtggcaacctaatcTGTGAATTTAGAAgggtttgccctcaactcaaactcgcagccTGGTCGCCatgtggtcctatgaggtcactggaactctccttcatgctcgagggaagttcccggatactcgtggcctcagtttggttgagaaaattttttcagcatgttgaaattttttctgcgagtaaaatttggtcggcatggttcttttgaactcgtgctctctaaatgacttactgtactctgtgcagccgtcttttaccttcctgttcatcgtgggtgtgaatttcagagttCCCCCATTTTCCCTgttccccgcctttgcgatgtgtgtgtgtgtatgtgtgcggttggtcgatccagctcgcggtttcatcgctgacggtcgatccagcttgaggcgagtgccctcgagcttgaaggtcgaagacagtcgctgtaaagtcgcgtcagtgggacaggccctttagggtcctTTTCGGATTGGGAGAAGGGTCCACAGAGATGTCCTGCAACCTCAGTTCTTCACTATTTACCTCAATGATTTAAAGCGCACCGCACTCAAAAACCTTTTAGAATTCGACGTGTACACAAGAGATCGCAAACCTTTCATGATCACTGTCTTGAAGGATTGCCTCCAAATTTATCTGTAACTGTGGTACCAAATTATGAAATATAATAACCCCAAATCAGAGGATAAGAAAATATGTTCAATGATTTATTGACCAAAATATGCAGGAAAATAGCCCAATTTGTTTTGTTCATTAATATATCATCACAATACAACTTTAAAATAAACTGATataccaccaccgattttctaaTAACTGGTGGTCCAgaacctttaatccggacaaaattacgagaacaCTCTAAAAATCCCTCCCTGAAAACACGGCACCTAGACCGGGTGAGGCAGCCAAcctcaacctcatcgggacttccgcaccAATCAGCGGGACAAATTTGCCTCTTGCAGCCAGGGGCCCTGGAACAGTTGGAGCTGGCAGATCTGTTCTGATAACTGAATTCCACTGGGACTTTGCAGGCTGGTATCTCAGCCACCCCTGTGGTGGAACAGGGCGAACATTTCAGCTTTCTTACCACTCATCAGAATGGAACGGTTCTGACAAAAACTGGAAAGGCTGGTTACTGCGATTGTTAATTTCAGTGCTGAGCCCAGCAGTCTGTAACGTGCTTCATCATAagatgaggagatgttggaggtcaaaggaggaggacagagtgagagggaggtggagaattAACCTTACCTTGCAGATATTTTCAAATGCAGTATGCAAAATCAGAAGAGGCAGAAATTAATGGTGGTTTCATCTGGAAGGGGTGCTACGGGTCATAGACAGGGAAGGGAGGAGGTTAGAGgaaagaaaatagacacaaagtgctggagtaatttagcaggccaggccaggccaggccaggcagcatctctggagtaaaaagatgggtgacatttcaagtcgggactcttcttcagactctatctttgcacagggtttgaagaagggtcccgacccaaaatgtcacccatcacttttctccagagttggtgcttggtccgctgagttactccagcactttgtgactatcttcggtatacaccagcacctgcagtttctttgtTCCCCCTGCATACCTGCTGTTGCATGGGGAGATGCCGTGACCAGGAGGAATGAAGGAGGGTGGAAGAGTAGGTTCGTGGAGCGATCCGTCTCTTTGGAGAAAAGAGGTAAGTGGTGCTGGTAGCGGATCTGATAATGGATCGGGTTTCAGGGTGGTCTGCACAGCAGGAGCACGGTGCTGTACCTCCCCACTAGTGCCCACACCCATGACCATTCACAGCTGAGAAGCAGCACCCCTGCCCGCCTCCATTTCATCCGTGGTTGAGGATGGGGTCAAACCAATGGGCTTTTCATGTGTGTTCTTGATGCAGGCCTTGCCAACTGGTCTCAGGTCACGAGCATCCCATCTGTGCTGagtctccacagatcctgcccagTGGAGTGGTGGGCGCAGAGGGCTGCTTCACCGACCGAGTCAAGTGTAAAACTTTGCACAGGTTGAGAATGGTGCATTGTGCTCACCACAGCAGCAACATCGACCTCCACATCTGCtagatcagtcattgaaagtttgAAAGTCCAAAGTGAAAGGTGAAACCTAACAAAGAGGAGATCGCGCTGAAGGGCCTTCCAATGGCCCGTTCAGGTTCCCGCTCCTCACGCCCCCACTATCGTCATCACGACACGTTGGTGAGCTTCACGCTCCAGGCCCACTGACAGGGCAGTTGGTCGGTGCTCACACTGGGAAGCATCACCACCAGCTCCTGGCCTCCATACGTCTCCCAATCCAGAGGCGCCGAGTATCCAACCAGGTTTACCTGGGAaatgggagagaggaaagagcagAGATGAACTCGTGGGCATACAGGGTGGCCGGAGCCAGCTTATCCCGCCATTGCTCATTGATGTTCTTCAGAAAACACGCTTCAAACCTTTGTCTTCCCTGCGGTGGGATGAGGAGCACCAAGGATTAGCAGCCCTTGCTTTGGCCAAGAGAGGAAGGTTGCGTAAACCACCGGCTTCCCCGGTACCGACGTGTACCTGTCAACACACACGAGAAGAATTAAAGTGGGTGCGGGAGATGGCAATCCCATTGACACTCAGTGGGAAATGTAATGGCTGACAATCCCAAGTGACCTTTAGGTTCCAACCTCACAGCTCACCAATGGAAATAGTTGTTGGGGTGATTAAAGGGTTAAAGTATGAAgagcgtttgaaggctctgggcctgtattcgctggagtttagaacagtGGTTCTTGACCTATTTGGCATACGTACACATacgtgaacaaaatactgtatgtggtacgTACCTTTCTTAGGTTCCTAAAACAGCTAAAATTGAGCTCAACAAATGGATAAGTTATTTATGACCCATTTATGTCCCCCAgtaaagccccaaacgaccccccCATTGGGGTCCGACCCACAGGTTAAGAACCGctggttcagaaggatgagaggggaacctcattgcaacttaccaaataatgtaaggcttagatagagtggatgtagagaggatgttttcagtaaagcaagagtctaagaccagcctcagaatgaaaggattacctgtagaatggaaatgaggaggaatttcttcagccagatggtggtggatctatggaatttgttgtcacagacggctgtggaggccaagtcattgggattTTTAAAGTGGGgaatgataggttcttgattagtaagattgttaaagattacagggagactgcaggagaatgggcttgagaggaaaaaatagatcaaccatggaatggcggagtagacggtgggccgaatggattatttcTGTCGTATGATCTTATGGTTATGATCTTACGAAGACATGGCCATCCAGTCATCCCCATTGCTCACAATACAGCATTGCAAACAGCACCAAGACAAAGACAGTTGAAGCCGCAGCAGCCGCTGAGAGGGGACTGTTGGCGAGGATAGTGGAGCCTGCTCTTCCTGCCGTGCCTTGAGAGGGGAGCAGGAAGGACCACAGCCCAACCCCCCACCCAGAGGTAGCACCCCTGACACAGCATTGCTCCCTCACTCCCTACACGTGGGTGTTTGTACTCGAGTGTCTGATGTGGAATTTAGACCGAGACTCCCTGATGCAAGGCACAGATCACCACCCGCCGAGGCACAGCTGAGATCAACGAGGGGCGCTGCTTGGCAAGGAGTTCCACGCTGAGAACCTGGGTCCCAGTTGGGAGGGAAGTCAATGTATTGAGGTTGAGGATCGGGTAAAATGGTCCCATGTTGTGAAATGGGCTGCTGATGCAGGCATGGTGCTGGGGATGACTCCAGCTACTGCTCTCTGGCTGTTCCTACCATACGCCGGGCGTCACGGTGTCGTTCTGCCTCCTCCAGGGCTTGGTCTTGTAGATTGCCTCTCCGTTGACTCGCAGCCACTGCCCCATCTGCCTCAGCCTCTCCTCGAAGATGGGAATGATCCGACCATCGTGAGTGGGCCCAATGTTCATCAGGAGGTTCCCTCCACAGGACACTGTCTCAACCAACGTCTGAAAGACACATCGTTTTACATCAACGTGGCTCGGTCGTCAAATGAACAGTCGATCACTTCCAATTCGTTTTCATTGAGTGAAAAGGTGTTCACTTCAAGGTTAAAACCTAAATTGAAAAAATGTGTCTCCCTGTCAGCCTGAAAATGTATGATCAAGCTCACACCAAAATATTAACCTTGATATTCTAAGTAAGAATTGTGAATCACCAATTTGTGCAATTTCATTTCTGAAGGAAAGGATAATTTTCTATAATTAAATTTCTCTaatctggggcggcacggtgggacagcggtagaattgctgcctcactgtggcagagacctgggttcgatcctgactatggtgctgtctgtatggagtttgcatgttctccctgtgatctgcatgaattttctctgggtgctccagttttctcccacaccccaaagacgtgcaggtttgtaggttaattggctttagtataattgtaaattgtctctcggtgggttgaacggcctgtttccatattgtatctttaAAACAATCTTTGACCATCAAATAATAAACAACAGCTTAGATACCAAGAGCAGTaccccatcacacacacccagCGCAGAGTCAGTATGGGTTACATATGAGGCAAAGCTCCACCTACACTACTGTGTCACATGCCTCCAATTCCAATCTGTATAATGTCCTAGATTCGCCACAGACAACAGTGCTTTCAGCTACCTGGGCCGTaaactctggaattccctccctagatatctccctcccctccataaAGCTGCTCCTATGTCCTGCACCAAGATTTAACCTCATTGACTTAAATCATTAACTCCTGTTTCTTCAGAAGCTATCTGAACCGCTGAAAACCTGTCTTTATgttcttgtgtttttgttatatctCATCTTGTGACAGGTTGGACCTGACGAGGTGCCCATGAGGCACAGTGCAAGGTCTCACAAATAGTAGAGTCACCACTTAATACTGATTGCCGCTGCCTGCTGTCGCAACATGCTCACAACCATCTGCCTTTTTGTTGAAGAACTGTGCCCTTGTAgcttatctataaaaaccttcGCTCAAAGCAATGTAAGATTGGCCCAAAATCATAAATATTTAGCCTCTCGTATCAGCTATACAGATTTAACTAAAGGATCGGCACTTTGCCAACTTACAAAAACACGAGAACACAGGAGCTGGATCAGCCCTATGCCTGATCTAAGTTGGCCTCAATTCATCCTCTGTGCCATTTCTCTACACCTCAATCTACCAAATATTGATCCACCTCCACTTTAAATACTTCTTAATGATCCAGCTTCTACCACCAGAGAATTCCGCTCTGGAAAATGGTGAAAAGCTTCCCTACTTTTATCCACTATTCCCATTGGAACGAAGACCTACATTGCATAAGCCTGTTGtatctcataaggtcatgtgatagtagaattaggccattcggcccattaagtctacgccattcaatcatggctgatctatctctcactcctaaccccgtactcctgccttctccccataacctctgacacctgtactaattaagaatctatctatctcggccttaaaaatatccacttacttgacctccacagccttctctggcaaagaattccacatattcaccaccctctgattaaataaatttctactcatctccttcctaaaagaacttcctttaattctgaagctttgacctctggtcctagactctctgtaGAATGATGACCTGACTTGAGAGCATTGGGAAAGGGAGGCAGATAACACATATGCCCGTGCAGTaaacatttgagaagatctgtAACAGGCCTTTGGATAAGAAGGCGTAGCTACACTGGCAGTTGAGGGACATGTAACAGGTTACATTCAGTATAAAGTAGAAAGGCTGAGGTGGGGCAATGCAGATTAATTGTCACAGTTTGAAAGTTTGTGTCCTTGAGCAGAGGCACCAGGAACGGCAGGTTGAGGAGGTCGTTAGGGCAGCGCTTGTGATCCTGGGCTGCACAAACAGAGGCACACAATAGAGCAGCGGAGTCCCATAACAAATTTTATTACATTGAAATATTCTGGACTAATTAGAATGATCAAGTTATGATCAAACCTCCAATAAATCGAAGAATCCCATAGTTAAACAACCCTGAAGATCAAGGGCATTTATGTGATGGATGGATACAGGGATATATTCAGCGGTTTCTGGAAGCAAGTTATATGCagaagagatggagggagagtggTTGAGACAGAGAGTAACTTGGCTAATTTACTGTAATGCAGACTAATGGGCGTAAAAACTGTTGAAGGGCCTTTGATCTAAAAGGGCGATTGCCtccctgtagatgctgcctgtcctgctgagtatttccagctttaGAGAGGGGCGGGCGggcagacagacggacagacagacaggcaggcagacagacaggagggcagacagacagacagacagacagacagacagacagacagacaggcagacagacaggacagacagacagacagacagacaggcagacagacaggcaggcagggcagacagacagacagacagacagacagacagacagacagacaggcaggcagacagacagacaggcaggcaggcaggcaggcaagcaggcaggcagacaggcaggcgggcagacagacagacagacagacagacatagacagacagacatagacagacagacaggcaggcagacaaacaggcagacagacagacatagacagacaggcaggcaggcaggcaggcaggcaggcaggcaggcacgcAGACAGATAGGCAGGCAGGCAGAGAGGTAGACAGAGAGGCAAGCAGGCAGACAGTCTGTCAGAGGGATGAAGAGAAACAATGAGTGATGGAAGGGCGGACAGGTCACCTTCACGAGCTCTTCTATGGACAGGTAGTCTTGCAGCTGCGCCTCTCTCCTGTATCCCCACGACTTGGAGTCGATGGTCATGCAGTTCTCCCACTTGTGGTCGAGGAGGTGGCCGGGGCTGTATCGGTCGGCACACGTGTAGAAGCCACCGTGCCTGCAGATGGTGCCAGAGCCCCACCGGTCGTTGGTTACCACCGTCTCTCGAACGGGACTGAAACGACAGGAGCGGGGTCAGCAGCGTTCAGTCGAATGCCCTTCCCTTctacacacccctctccctccctggaAATTCCAACCTTATTGCACCAGGGATCCTTTCTGACAACCTGACAGCTTCATGGGGGCCAGATCAAAGATCCtatcactataggatctttgggccagAATTCTAACTCCCAGCCTCTTTCTGAACTGAACTCCCCACTCTTTGCATAGCTAGTATTTGTGAAGCCCAGGTCAATATTAGTCATTATTTCTATCGAGGCATTATGTGAATGGTACCACAATGCCGTATAGGAGCCTGCTGTATGCAAATATCTGCACAGTTACGACAATGAAAGGAAGTATTAATGGGTTGGAAACTGCTTTTGGAGATCTCAGAAGGTGTCAGCGAATTGCAATCTTCCTTGCTCCAGTGATATCCACCGTACACTGGTGGCTGCACGGAGGGATAGCCACAGACATGAGCTCTGGGCCCCCTGAGCAAGGCGGGGTGGGGACGCATGGAAGGGAAGCAACTCAGGATGTGTGGGCTGAGCCAGACTCCAGCTAAGCCTTTGAGTACAGCAGAATCAGTAGCCCAGCAAAAAATCTCTTGGTCAGAATCAATCAAGTCAGGGTATGCCCTCACAATATCCAGATGGCTACCCAAATTCACCAGACAATGGTTCAAATGGAATCAGCATTCACCACGTGGcataggcggcacagtggcacagcattaaagttgctgccttacagcgccgcacacccgggttcgatcccgactacgggtgctgcctatacggagtttatacattgttGTGActtgggtttcatccgggtgctctggtctcctcccacattcaaaagatgtgtaggtctgtgaattgtccctggtgagtagaatagacaatagacaataggtgcacgagtaggccattcggcccttcgagccagcaccgccattcaatgtgatcatggctgatcattcccaatcagtatcctgttcctaccttctccccacatcccctgaatccactatctttaagagccctaacagaactggtgtacagggtgatcgctagtcggtgcagagtttccacactgtatctctaaaactaagaaaAACAAAAACGTCCCATCGCTGCACAATACCTCTGAGTATAGAGCCAGTACAGGAAGCCAGTGCTGTTCCAGTAGGTATAGGGTGCTCCAGCATCCCCATCGGACCACAGGATCTCTGGGTGGTATTTATTCACAATCTCATACAACTCAGGCAGGCTCTTTGTGGTGGGGAACTTGTTGGTCCGGAACACGTTGGcggcatcttccaggaaggcagGATTGTACCACTCAAAGAGGGAGTGATAGAGGCCAAACCTCAAGCTTGTCCTGCTGCGAACAGCTTGTGCCAGTTCCTCAACAAGATCACGGTGCGGACCCACATCAACTGCGTTCCAGTTCCATGAGTACTTGGATCCCCAGAGTGTGAAGCCTAAGGAGCAAGGAACCAAGGTTACAATAACTGtggaacaaaagacacaaagtaatcGAGTAACTCAGGACaaagtggataggtgacgatttagtttagtttattgtcatgtgtaccgaagtaccatgaaacacttttgttgcatgctaaccagacaaCGGAAAGTCATACATGACtataatcaagccattcacagtccaCAAGTtgtatgagtagaattaggccattcggcccatcgagtcaactccgccattcaatcatggctgatcgctgccacctgccttctcaccatcaaCCTTCTAATCatgaacttgtctatctctgccttaaagtatccactgacttggcctccacagccctctgtggcaatgagttccacagattaactaccctctgactaaagaagttcatcctcacctttttaaaagagcgcccttcaattctgaggatatgacctctggtcctagactctcccaccagtggaaacatcctttctacatccactctacctatgcctttcattattctgtaagattcactgaggtcccccctcaaccttctaaactccagcgagtagaggcccagtgctgtcaaacgctcatcatatgctaacctactcattcctggaatcattcttgtaaaccttctctggaccctctccagagccagcacacccttcctcagatacccaaatttgctcacagtacaccaaatgaggcctgaccagcgccttatagagcctctgcattacatttctgtttttgtattccagtcctcttgatatatgctagcattgaatttgccttccttactactgattcgacttgcaaattaactttttggattGGAAATTAATGTCTCGCACCAGCACTCCGAAGTTCCTTTGAACctacgatttctggattctctctccatttagaacataatctacgcctttattcttattaccaaaatgcatgactccacactttgcaatactgaatttcatctgccacttctctgcccactctcctaatctGTCGAAGTccatctgcagagtccttgcttcctctactctgtgccactgtgcccctccacctatcttagcatcatctgcaaacttgaccacaaagccttcaatcccctgatccaaatcattaatatacaacgtgaagcaTGAAATGCAAGTGTGGACTATGTACAGCAGCCAGGTAACCTACCGACCCAAACGTCACTGGGATGTGCGAGCAgatgggagcacctggaggaaacgcatgcagtcaccaggagaacgggcaaactccacacggacagcattgGATGTGGGAATTGAACTTGTGtcccttgcgctgtgaggcagcagctctactaccaTTGTGCTACCTTAAGCAGATCAGTAACTTGCGCACATCTCTGTAACTCTTCCTGCAAATTTGCTTCTTCTCGTTTATTGGAAGGGCACTCAGAATGCTCCTATAAGGTACCTCCTCATCCCTCCTTCCACTCTCCcccagtactgactgcacccCTGGATAGACATCGGTTTCTGCCTCCTCTGCCATCTCAAGTGTGCACTCTCTCTTGCCTTTGGCTGCAGGTTTAACACTGACATCGACACACGTGGCAAACCACAGCCTTCACTCTGCCTTTCTAACTAATGTGAATAGAGGCTGTGCATCGGGCCGCCCTGTACCTTCATGGTGCTTGGAGGTCAGAACGACGTACTTGGCCCCTGAGGCGTTCAGGAGGTCAGCCCACTGTGCTGCATCAAAGAAGGCAGCTGAGAACTTTGGAGCAAACTCTGGGTACGTAAATCCAGGAGGATAGTTTCTCTCCATAAACTCCACATAGGGCTTCAGTTTCCGCGTCTGCCAGTAGTACCTGTGGAAGAGCAGGATTTTGTATGTTACAGGTGTATAAAACattgattaggctgcatttgaagcattgtgtgcaattctggtcacctccTTGTAGGAAGGACGAAGAGGCTTTGcagatggtgcagaagaggtttaccacgaTGCTGTAGAGAACAGAGTGtatcagctataaggagagattggacaaactgattattttctttggagtatcaaaggttgaagggagacctgatagaagtttataaaattatgaggcattg carries:
- the fuca2 gene encoding plasma alpha-L-fucosidase — translated: MLPAMRLRLRCSSLALIWALLSITARCQSPPAPSWDLIDSRPLPPWYDQAKFGIFIHWGVFSVPSFGSEWFWYYWQTRKLKPYVEFMERNYPPGFTYPEFAPKFSAAFFDAAQWADLLNASGAKYVVLTSKHHEGFTLWGSKYSWNWNAVDVGPHRDLVEELAQAVRSRTSLRFGLYHSLFEWYNPAFLEDAANVFRTNKFPTTKSLPELYEIVNKYHPEILWSDGDAGAPYTYWNSTGFLYWLYTQSPVRETVVTNDRWGSGTICRHGGFYTCADRYSPGHLLDHKWENCMTIDSKSWGYRREAQLQDYLSIEELVKTLVETVSCGGNLLMNIGPTHDGRIIPIFEERLRQMGQWLRVNGEAIYKTKPWRRQNDTVTPGVWYTSVPGKPVVYATFLSWPKQGLLILGAPHPTAGKTKVNLVGYSAPLDWETYGGQELVVMLPSVSTDQLPCQWAWSVKLTNVS